From the Falco biarmicus isolate bFalBia1 chromosome 19, bFalBia1.pri, whole genome shotgun sequence genome, one window contains:
- the LOC130141420 gene encoding serum amyloid P-component-like, which yields MGQLQLWLAILAGLSGIVAQEDLYRKVFIFRKDPSDAYVVLRPKLGQPLQNFTVCLRSYTDLTRPYSLFSYATKAQDNEILVLKPKPSEYRFYVGGKFVTFRVPEGHRDWEHICTSWESATGIAEFWLNGKPWPRKGLQRGYTVGAEAAILLGQEQDAFGGGFDVYNSFSGELADVYLWDVGLSPDKMRAAYQSLRLPPSILGWRSLSYEVKGDVVVKPRLREALGP from the exons ATGggccagctgcagctctggcttgCCATCCTGGCCGGACTCTCAGGGATCGTGGCCCAGGAAG ACCTGTATCGGAAGGTGTTCATCTTCCGGAAGGACCCCAGTGACGCCTATGTGGTGCTGAGGCCCAAGCTCGGGCAGCCACTGCAGAACTTCACGGTGTGCCTGCGGTCCTACACCGATCTAACCCGGCCCTACAGCCTCTTCTCCTACGCCACCAAGGCACAGGACAATGAGATCCTCGTCCTCAAGCCCAAGCCCAGTGAGTACCGGTTCTACGTGGGGGGCAAGTTTGTCACCTTCCGTGTCCCCGAGGGCCACAGGGACTGGGAGCACATCTGCACCAGCTGGGAATCAGCCACCGGCATTGCTGAGTTTTGGCTCAACGGGAAGCCCTGGCCCCGCAAGGGGCTGCAGCGGGGCTACACGGTGGGGGCAGAGGCGGCCATCTtactggggcaggagcaggatgcCTTCGGGGGTGGCTTCGACGTCTACAACTCCTTCTCGGGTGAGCTGGCCGATGTCTACTTGTGGGACGTGGGGCTGTCCCCAGACAAGATGCGAGCTGCCTACCAGTCCCTGCGCCTGCCACCCTCCATCTTAGGCTGGAGGAGCCTGAGCTACGAAGTGAAGGGCGATGTGGTGGTGAAACCCCGGCTCCGGGAGGCACTGGGGCCATGA